One Dysosmobacter welbionis DNA segment encodes these proteins:
- a CDS encoding DUF3842 family protein has protein sequence MMRGELLVAVVDGQGGGMGRGLVEAVKKKWPSLHVRALGTNSLATAAMLRAGADDGATGENAVAFNARRADILLGPIGVLTPNGLLGEVSPRMAEAIGGSEAVKILLPSQRCSIRLAVGESQPLQFYLDQAVRLLGEELQKRGAG, from the coding sequence ATGATGCGTGGGGAACTGCTGGTGGCCGTGGTGGACGGCCAGGGCGGCGGCATGGGCCGGGGCCTGGTGGAGGCTGTGAAGAAAAAGTGGCCCAGTCTCCATGTGCGGGCGCTGGGGACCAACTCTCTGGCCACCGCCGCTATGCTGCGGGCGGGGGCGGATGACGGCGCCACCGGCGAGAACGCCGTGGCGTTCAACGCCCGGCGGGCGGATATCCTGCTGGGGCCCATCGGTGTGCTGACGCCCAACGGCTTGCTGGGGGAGGTCTCTCCCCGGATGGCGGAGGCCATTGGCGGCAGCGAGGCGGTGAAGATTCTGCTGCCCTCTCAGCGATGCAGCATCCGGCTGGCCGTGGGGGAATCCCAGCCGCTCCAATTCTATCTGGACCAGGCAGTGCGCCTGCTGGGTGAGGAGCTGCAAAAGCGGGGCGCCGGCTGA
- a CDS encoding RNA polymerase sigma factor, which produces MNKLTNASFSQLVVQYERLVYTVCFQLVRDAAAAEDLTQETFLSAYLHRDAIPPGYERQWLCRVATNKAKDYLQSAYQRHTLLPGEDNIPPGLSPPAEETVLRRSAAAEIRDLILHMRQPYQPVCRLCLLEEKTPEEAALALGRPVKTIHTQLSRGKRMLREALERSGNDDMLSP; this is translated from the coding sequence GTGAACAAACTGACAAACGCGTCCTTTTCCCAGCTGGTAGTCCAGTATGAGCGGCTGGTCTACACGGTCTGCTTCCAGCTGGTGCGGGACGCCGCCGCGGCCGAGGACCTGACCCAGGAGACCTTCCTGTCCGCCTACCTCCACCGGGACGCCATCCCTCCCGGCTATGAGCGGCAGTGGCTGTGCCGCGTGGCCACCAACAAGGCCAAGGACTACTTACAGAGCGCCTATCAGCGCCACACCCTGCTGCCGGGAGAGGACAATATCCCGCCGGGGCTGTCTCCCCCTGCGGAGGAGACGGTCCTGCGCAGGTCGGCTGCAGCTGAAATCCGGGACCTGATCCTCCATATGCGCCAGCCCTACCAGCCGGTGTGCCGGCTGTGCCTGCTGGAGGAAAAGACACCGGAGGAGGCGGCCCTGGCGCTGGGCCGGCCGGTAAAGACCATCCATACACAGCTGTCCCGGGGCAAGCGGATGCTTCGGGAGGCATTGGAAAGGAGTGGGAACGATGACATGCTTTCGCCCTGA
- the tsaA gene encoding tRNA (N6-threonylcarbamoyladenosine(37)-N6)-methyltransferase TrmO, whose translation MSDSFEMRPIARIRSDFGSKFGVPRQSGLVDALEAAVVFEEPYRNPDALRGLEGFSHIWLIWAFHQSQRPEWSPTVRPPRLGGNQRVGVFASRSPFRPNPIGLSSVRLDHIAYTDALGPVLHVRGADLVDGTPILDIKPYLPYGDCHPEATGGFASEPARPTLEVEIPPALLDQLPPDRREALRDVLALDPRPRYQQDPDRVYGFLFAGQEVRFTVDGDRLQVVDIK comes from the coding sequence ATGTCTGATTCGTTTGAAATGCGCCCCATCGCCCGCATCCGCAGCGACTTCGGCTCCAAGTTCGGCGTCCCTCGTCAGAGCGGTCTGGTGGACGCGTTGGAGGCCGCCGTGGTGTTCGAGGAGCCCTACCGCAATCCTGACGCCCTGCGGGGGCTGGAGGGATTCTCCCACATCTGGCTGATCTGGGCCTTTCACCAGTCCCAGCGGCCGGAATGGTCCCCCACAGTCCGGCCGCCCCGGCTGGGAGGCAATCAGCGGGTGGGAGTCTTTGCCAGCCGCTCCCCCTTCCGGCCCAATCCCATCGGCCTCTCCTCCGTGCGGCTGGACCACATCGCGTACACGGACGCCTTGGGCCCGGTGCTCCATGTCCGTGGCGCAGACCTGGTAGACGGCACCCCCATCCTGGACATCAAGCCTTACCTCCCTTACGGGGACTGCCACCCGGAGGCCACCGGCGGCTTTGCCAGCGAGCCGGCGCGTCCCACGCTGGAGGTGGAAATCCCACCCGCCCTGCTGGACCAACTGCCTCCGGACCGGCGGGAGGCCCTGCGGGATGTGTTGGCCTTGGATCCCCGTCCCCGGTATCAGCAGGACCCGGACCGGGTGTACGGCTTCCTCTTCGCCGGGCAGGAGGTGAGATTCACCGTGGATGGAGACCGCCTGCAGGTCGTGGACATCAAATGA
- the fabZ gene encoding 3-hydroxyacyl-ACP dehydratase FabZ — protein sequence MKLSKEEIKAIIPHRDPMLLVDTVEEMEAGDHIVTTFFVDPAREIFKGHFPGEPVLPGVYSVECMAQTADILLLSAERYAGKIPLFLGINNVRFLKKILPGDTIEIHAKMASERVEKAIATCSAEVYNHGELAVTGDVTLAMR from the coding sequence ATGAAGCTTTCCAAAGAAGAGATCAAGGCCATCATCCCCCACCGGGACCCCATGCTGCTGGTGGATACCGTGGAGGAGATGGAGGCAGGCGACCACATCGTGACCACATTTTTTGTGGACCCGGCCCGCGAGATTTTCAAGGGCCACTTCCCCGGTGAGCCGGTGCTGCCCGGCGTGTACTCTGTGGAATGCATGGCCCAGACGGCGGATATCCTGCTGCTGTCCGCGGAGCGGTATGCGGGGAAGATCCCCCTGTTCTTGGGGATCAATAATGTGCGGTTTCTGAAGAAGATCCTGCCGGGAGATACCATCGAGATCCACGCCAAGATGGCTTCCGAGCGGGTGGAGAAGGCCATTGCCACCTGCTCCGCCGAGGTCTACAACCACGGCGAGCTGGCGGTGACCGGCGACGTGACGCTGGCCATGCGCTGA